GCCCACTGGTTGGCGCCGCCCTCGATCATCGCGGTGGTGTAGCGGTAGTTGGTCGTCGGGTCGTTCGAGTTGTATCCGGCGTTGACGCCCGAGTACAGCCCGTTCTCCATGTCGGCCATGATCCACGGGCCGTTGCCGGCGCCGTAGCCCCAGGCCTTCTCCGTACCGAAGTAGATCGCTTCCATGGTGCCGTTGCCGTCGTCGTGGGCGTCGGTCTCGGCGTTGCCGTAGTCGAAGCAGCAGCCCGAGTTGTAGTGGGTGCCGTCGAGCACCGCGTACTCGCTCTCGGCGTTGTCCCCGGTCGCGATCCCGCTGGTGGAGTCGTCACGGTAGCCGTCGCCGGCCGCGATGTAGACCCCGTACGCCTCATGCCCGTTCAGGGTCGTCGGTGCGGCGGTCGCGTTCGCCAACGCGTCCGGGCCGCCGGCCGCGCCGCCCGCGGGCGCGTCGGTCAGGTTGTTGCCGTGGCCGGACTGGTCGTAGATCTCTGTGATCACGCACGAGGTGCCGGAGCAGAACGAGTCCTGCGCCGCCGCGTTCGCATAGCCGCCGGCCGAGGTCACGCCGATGTTCAGCGTCGTGTTATCCGACGAACGCCGCACCTGGTAGAGGTTCCCGTTGTACGCCGCGTACAGCGCGCGCGTCGTCGAGTGCGCCGCCACGCAGGGCGTGCCACCGGACGCGTAGATGTCGCACGGACCCTGGGTCGCGGCCTGGGCCGGGATCGCGGTGGCGAGGACGCCGACGAAGCCGCCCAGCGCCACGCCGGCCGCGAGCGTCATCTTGCTGATAGCGCTAACATGCCAGCGCAGGTGGGGGCCGCGGCGCAACGTGCGGACAGGGGGCGCGGAGCTCGTGTCTCTGGTCATCAGCTCTCCTGACGAAGCCGTCCGGGCACGCGGGATACGCGCCCGATGTGAGCGTTAACATTTTGAGCACCACGCGGGCCCGCGGGTGAAGGTGTCGCTGTGGGTGGCGCGAAGGGTTCTGGGGAAAGATGCCCCGGCTTCAGCCCTCTGTCAAGGGTCCGAAACCGGCCGGACACGTCGATCGATGATCAGGACGCCCCGGGCCCCGCCCGACCTGCTGTCACATGCCGCCGGACACGCGCAGCACCGCGCCGGCGGCGAAGGACGCGTCGGGCGAGAGCAGCCAGGCGACCGCACCCGCGATCTCCTCCGGCCGGCCGGCGCGGCCCAGCGGGATGTTCGGCGCCATCCAGGCCGGGCGCTGCGGATCTTCATGGAACTCGGTCCAGACCACGCCGGGCGCGACGCAGTTGACCCGGATCCCGTCCGCGGCGACCTCCTTGGCCAGCCCCACCGTCATCGCGTCCACGGCGGCCTTCGCGGCGGCGTAGTGCACGTATTGGCCGGGGCTGCCGAGGGTCGCGGCCGCCGAGGAGATGTTCACGATCGCGCCGCCACGGCCCGCGCCCGACATGTCGCGGATGGCGCGGCGCGCGCACAGCAGGTACCCGAGCACGTTGACGGCCAGCGCATCGTGCAGGCCGGCCGGATCCGCCTCGGCGAGCGTCCCGTTCGGCCCGCTGACCCCTGCGTTGTTGACCAGGCCGGTCACCGGCCCGAGCTCGGCCGCGGCGGCGTCGAAGAGCCGGTCCACTGACGTGGCGTCAGCAGTGTCCACCTGCACGCACGCACACGCACGCCCGGCCTGCCGCACGTCGGCGGCGACGAGCTCGGCGGCTGCGGCGTCATGCCGGTAGCCGATCACCAAGTCGTGCCCCTCGGCCGCGAGCCTGCGGCAGATCGCCGCCCCGATTCCGCGACTGCCTCCGGTGACGACCGTGATCATTTGCGCCATAGCCGAAGACTACCCCCGGTCCACTACTGTGACGCGCATGGACGAAGCCGCCGCAGCCCCCGCCGCACCGAGCTGGGAAGTCTGGCGCCAGGACGACAACGGCAACCGCTACCTCGTCTCCGCCCACCCTGACGTAGCCGCTGCTCGGATCCGCGTGGCCGAGCTCGAATCAGGTGTCGCACATAAGCAGACGTATTGGGTGAGCGAGCGTGACAGTCATACCTGATCCGGAGCCTGACTGGCGGCCGGCGCTCTCCTACCAGGGCGGCAACAGCAATCCCGTGCGGCAACGCTCGATGTTCGACCGAGCGGGCCGGCACTATCGCGAGATCGCGATCCTGCGGCTCGAGTTGCAACAGCTCGCGCATCGCCTTCGGCTGCACGTCGAGGCCGGGTTCGACGAACTGGGTGAGATCGAGGCCGCCTTCTTCGCGATCGGTGACCTCGAATTCTTGGCGTACCGCTACCGGGCCGACCACGGGGTCCTCGTCGACCTGCATCGCGGGGCGGATCTGGAGGCGGCTGAGGCGCTCGACCGGCTTCTCAGCGTGCTGGGTGTGGATCGCGGTGTCATCGCCGCGCTCGTCCAACCGGACGGCTCGTGGGAGACGATGGATTAGCGCCCGCTTGATCGCCTCGGCGCCCGAAGCTTGGACCAGCGAGTTCGACAGCGTTCGATGACCCGACGCCCCTTCAGTGCGACAATGGCAGCTCGGGCCGGCGTCCGACGCGCGGCGGCCGGGCGGCGGAGGGACGGGGCAGGTGGCGGACACTGCTGGTGATGGGACGGGGCCGCGGGCGGTCACCATCGCGTCCATCGCGCAGTCGGCCGGGGTCTCCGTGCCCACCGTCTCCAAGGTGCTCAACGGCAGATCGGGCGTCTCCCCCGAGACCCGG
This genomic window from Actinospica robiniae DSM 44927 contains:
- a CDS encoding arabinofuranosidase catalytic domain-containing protein; this translates as MTLAAGVALGGFVGVLATAIPAQAATQGPCDIYASGGTPCVAAHSTTRALYAAYNGNLYQVRRSSDNTTLNIGVTSAGGYANAAAQDSFCSGTSCVITEIYDQSGHGNNLTDAPAGGAAGGPDALANATAAPTTLNGHEAYGVYIAAGDGYRDDSTSGIATGDNAESEYAVLDGTHYNSGCCFDYGNAETDAHDDGNGTMEAIYFGTEKAWGYGAGNGPWIMADMENGLYSGVNAGYNSNDPTTNYRYTTAMIEGGANQWAILGGNAQSGGLATDYSGARPNVSGYNPMHKQGAIILGIGGDNSKSSAGTFYEGVMTTGYASSATEASVQANIVAAGYGSGGTSTGGSAGELHAVGAGKCLEDPNSTTTSGTQVDINTCSGGANQTWTRNSSNELTATVSGSTFCLDANGKGTTAGTKVIIYACNGQTNQQWTVNSNGTITGVQSGLCLDVTGASTANGALVELWTCNGGSNQQWTLS
- a CDS encoding SDR family NAD(P)-dependent oxidoreductase encodes the protein MAQMITVVTGGSRGIGAAICRRLAAEGHDLVIGYRHDAAAAELVAADVRQAGRACACVQVDTADATSVDRLFDAAAAELGPVTGLVNNAGVSGPNGTLAEADPAGLHDALAVNVLGYLLCARRAIRDMSGAGRGGAIVNISSAAATLGSPGQYVHYAAAKAAVDAMTVGLAKEVAADGIRVNCVAPGVVWTEFHEDPQRPAWMAPNIPLGRAGRPEEIAGAVAWLLSPDASFAAGAVLRVSGGM